In one Oncorhynchus masou masou isolate Uvic2021 chromosome 23, UVic_Omas_1.1, whole genome shotgun sequence genomic region, the following are encoded:
- the mtrf1l gene encoding peptide chain release factor 1-like, mitochondrial, with amino-acid sequence MAFTQAVKMHVGNVCGRSWMSSYQRGSTVMSQRQRDYGAVLCGRCQNSSQKLCPNSRAMHATRPLMITKLLSVDEIFARRSLQDYIKKMETEYRDSLTVVNMTEGQQDGEEELRVKRTRVSVLAPLIQYTRELQTKQQEFAETETLLKDDDPDMRDLAVLEREACQKAIQDVRQKILSLLIPEEESDMSDLVLEVTAGIGGQEAMLFTAEVFDMYQSFAAHQGWGFDILEYMKSEIGGLRHASASVSGPKSYKRMKFEAGVHRVQRVPKTEKQGRMHTSTMTVAVLPQPTEITFTINAKDLRIETKRASGAGGQHVNTTDSAVRIVHLPTGVVSECQQERSQLKNKEKAMKVLRAKLYSMRLEEETSKRYTARKVQIGTKGRSEKIRTYNFPQDRITDHRIWKTVHDVREFLVGEELLEEMNLALEEFSNQEILMDILGENNSDQ; translated from the exons ATGGCTTTTACTCAAGCTGTCAAAATGCACGTAGGGAACGTGTGTGGTCGGTCCTGGATGTCCTCTTACCAGAGGGGGTCTACTGTCATGTCCCAAAGACAAAGAGATTACGGAGCGGTTCTATGCGGTAGATGTCAAAATTCGTCCCAAAAGCTTTGCCCAAATAGTAGAGCTATGCATGCAACTCGGCCATTGATGATTACAAAGTTACTGTCAGTGGACGAGATCTTTGCCAGAAGATCACTACAGGATTACATCAAGAAGATGGAGACAGAGTACAGAGATAGTCTGACAGTTGTCAACATGACAGAGGGACAGCAGGACGGTGAAGAGGAATTGAGAGTGAAGAGAACAAGAGTTTCTGTACTAGCCCCACTAATCCAGTACACCAGAGAGCTTCAGACAAAACAGCAGGAATTTGCTGAAACTGAAACATTACTGAAAG ATGACGACCCAGACATGCGTGACCTGGCAGTCCTTGAGAGGGAGGCTTGTCAGAAAGCGATTCAAGATGTTAGACAAAAG ATCCTGTCCCTGTTGATCCCTGAGGAGGAGTCAGACATGAGTGACCTGGTCCTGGAGGTCACTGCAGGGATCGGAGGTCAGGAGGCCATGCTCTTCACTGCAGAGGTCTTTGACATGTACCAGAGCTTTGCAGCACACCAGGGCTGGGGGTTTGACATCCTGGAGTACATGAAAAGTGAAATAG GTGGGTTACGTCATGCATCAGCCAGTGTCAGTGGTCCTAAGAGCTACAAGAGGATGAAGTTTGAGGCAGGTGTGCATCGCGTGCAGAGAGTCCCTAAGACTGAGAAACAAGGCCGAATGCACACCAGCACCATGACCGTGGCAGTACTACCCCAGCCTACAGAG ATCACTTTCACAATTAATGCAAAGGACTTGAGGATTGAAACCAAGAGGGCGAGTGGAGCCGGGGGCCAGCATGTCAACACCACAGACAGTGCAGTGCGAATAGTTCATCTACCGACAG GTGTGGTATCAGAATGCCAGCAGGAAAGATCCCAGCTGAAAAATAAGGAGAAGGCCATGAAGGTTTTACGTGCCAAACTCTATAGTATGAGGCTGGAAGAAGAGACCAGTAAGCGATATACTGCACGGAAAGTCCAG ATTGGTACCAAAGGTAGATCTGAGAAAATCAGGACCTACAACTTTCCCCAGGACCGAATCACAGATCATCGGATTTGGAAAACAGTGCATGATGTCAGGGAGTTTCTTGTGGGCGAAGAGCTTCTAGAGGAAATGAATTTGGCACTAGAGGAGTTCTCTAACCAGGAGATTCTCATGGACATCCTTGGAGAAAATAACTCTGATCAATAA